GGTAAGTAAAACGATTACTATTTAGTATGAAATTCACCTACTAGAAAACATCGATTGTAATGCCTTATAGTATGTCCAAATGGCATATTTGCACATTCAAGAATATAATTTTCCTCTATTCTACTTGAAAAAACTCTTCAGCTCAATCAAAGAGGACATGAATTAGTAATTTTCACATTAGCCATTcaataataattcaataaatgtACTGAAATGACAATGTATTTCCACAGTAAATCTTAATATACAAAACAAAGATTACGGGTTGATTTTCTCTGAATTCCAACACTTCACTCCATCCACATTTTTGCTGGATGTAAATGTTAGCCTCTCATTATTCTTCAAATTCAGGTAATCAACCTGAAAATGACAATGAATCTCAGAAAATTTAAGGAGAGAAAACAAATACATCAGGGAATGAATAAGGACCAGAGAAACTATAGAACCTGATCTGGATCCAAAATCAGCAGACAAAATGCAGCAACTGGGCCAGTGGAAGGATCCGGAGAACACTCCTGGGCTGGTTGTTCACTTAGACAGGGAAGACCTGGATTAGGACCCAAGTACTGCAATCTTGATTTCAGAGAACTAGCAAACCAGGCATTCTCTCTTTCCTGCATTGAGAATTAAACAATTGAGGAAAACATCCAGGGTATCTAAAAGTAAGTGAATGTTTGTTAATAGCACAACTACTATTTCAGCAGGTTAAAGGCATATCATTCTGTATAAGTAATGCtccaattttaagaaaaaaacacatcccaaatccaaacataaattaatagtGTTTCACTAAGAGCCTAATGGTCTATTTCGTAAccgtttttgaaaacaattttttgttctcaaaacaaaaaaaacaagtttggcaaccaaaaaatagaaaactattttttattcttaaaataaaaaacaaagtgtttttagataGCATCTTTTAactgttttcaattattttctaagggctaatttaaaaaataattatacaaatatgaaaaatgattaaaaataaagcactacctataaaagttatttttaaaatatatcaaaaacataaataaataaaaacaaattaaaaatgtttcaagtTTCCAAATAAACATTTATTCCACAAAacattaaagaacaattttaaaaaattattctaaaaaattgttttttagaattgttttagacaacagttaccaaacataccctaattttgttttcaacaaTTTCAAGAAGGGTACTGTGATTAAGATGTAAATCCTACTGATTGGCCACTCTAACTAATCATATTCTCAACATTAGTCATTAATTCAGCACCACTAAGTACCAGAAAGGATTACGGGGAAAAATAGGAATATGTAAAAAACCAACAAAGTGAACAAATCCGATGTAGTTAAACAGACTCTTTTCTATCCAAATGTTGCTAAACAGGTTTGACAATTTCAAAGATTCAGATTGATTATCCAAGGTGGCCAGAGAATGATGATAATAAACCACAAAACACATTTATGCAAATGAATAATATTGTATGAAGGTGAAGGTGGAATTCTATTAAGTATCATGAATTGTGTAATCAACAGAAATGCACTATTACAGAACCAATATCTCTTAGATACAAACTGCCTCTATTCACACAACAGGACTCTAATAATCCAGCCATGCAAGCATTTAGAAAATAAACCTCCTTCAACATCCTAGACCCACAATCTTTATTAGTCATAGCTCTTGCTTTAAAACAAATTTCCTCTTGAATTCAGCATTTTCCAACCTCTCCCAACTGTCCTGATCCAAAGGCATTATGCACATTAGCTTGAAGTACCTGGCACCGTGATTAGGTCTTCTCTGCCCACTTTGGCCAGAAGCCTATCCTTCCACATTTGGGCTCCTGAGTTTCTCAGTCAAACGGGATAGCATAAACCTGGCTATTATCTTTTCCAACTTATGAGCTGTATTTGCAAGTCATGCTTTGCACTCAGGCCCAGCCATTCAAGCCAAGTATGAGTTCCTATAACCTTTCATATTGGCAAAAATTGCATACTACTACATGTTCAGGTTTTTTTTGGGTCAGATTTGCTTGTTTCAAACTCAACACAGCAAAGACTTTAACCCTATATTTTgagatatgaaataattttagataCATGAGAAGCTTGAAGCTGACAGTGGTCCAAGCTTACCTGAAGCTTCATGGGATCAGGATCCGATCCATCAATAACATCAACCCTTCCATTGATCCGGAATTGCTCCCAAGAGTCAGTAAAATACCAACATATCTAAAACATTAGACTTGAGTTTTAAGCAAACCTATGgaacaaaataacaaaactaCAAAAGAAGCTTCAGTTCAACTGAATATGATTcatcattcaaaatattaacaagataaaataaatttgctTGACAAAGATTTGGACCTATACCTCAGGCTCGGAGATTAATTACCTCGGAAAATGGGCAATGCTTAAGCTCTTCAATCTACATAATTTaaacccaaaaagaaaatcaacacCAACAAGtgaaaacacaaataaatagataaatcatTAAATGACTGTCCACAATTTCTTTCAATCTAACCAAATGCAGCCCCCTTGAAatctttaaatggaaaattttacTCATAAGATCTCCGAACAGCATAATTTTAAGCCAAAATCCACTTCCAATTCCCGATTTCAACCCAACACAAACCAAAGTTACAGATATTTTAAACACACAGAATCCTTCCCATGTTAGCAAactactcaaaataaaaaactgggAATGTAAAATGTCCAATGCTCAGGGTTTCGATCTTTATAATTCAAGCTAAAAATCAATCCCAATAAGTTCAATTCCAATCAAATACTAAACCCAGATCATTAACAAATTACACcaaataaataagtatataaaaaataaaaataaaaataaaagatagaaagaaaaataaaacaaaataaaataaaccttgCGAGTGCGGCCATCAGTGTTGATCTGTATCTTATCAGAATCCCCTTGAAACCCTCTGAAATCCCAACAACGACCCACCacattattctaaaaaaataaaaataaaataaaataaaaaatcacttattaatttatttactataGAGAGGGACCTGAAAACGACTGTGCGATTGGAAGGTCGCCCACTGGATCCAACAGTGGCCTCAAATTAgggaaaaatagaaacaaaaaaatgtcaACCAGAGGAGATTCAGATTGTTTATACAAGTTGAATTTAgggaaatgaagagaaagaaagacaCACAAGCTGGAAATAAGAAGAGTGCTTGAGGCTGGAGTTGGAGTCCAAAGCTCTGAGAAGAAGCTGTTTCCATGAAACCACTGTGCCCATTTTCCAACTGTGCTCTGCCTTTCCAATTCTTCACTTTCTTTGCTGATATCTTTCTTAACTCCTGTTTGGCTCCCGAGAAAACTGTGGAAAAAGGAAGGGAAACGGAAATTTGGAATGCGCTTGGTTTTGTAAATAAACACCCGTTTGGGCCCGACGCCAGCCACAAAGGTTCAGCCCAGCCCAATATTATGGGGTCCAATTAGATGTCCAATGTGGCCCAAAATACATGCAAGAACAATGAGGCAAAGTGGCCCACCTGCCCCTCAAAATGCACATGTGTAAAATAAAAGCGACTAATTTTTTAAGGGATAACCGattaaaagggacaaaaatcCCTCAATATTGCAAAACTAACCCCTCACTTATTTAAGTCTCAAAAATGACCCAATTCTGACAAAAATACCCCCTCAGCTATCTTTTCAGCCCATTTTCCCTCCAACTTCAATTTTCCCTTGTGTTGTGTCTCTTCCTTACCCTGCAAACCCATTTGTTCCATCTGTTAACCTGCGAGAAATAAATCATGAAGGATTTTTCCGTTTATTGCAAAAGAGCAAAAAGGCAACATAAcacaaagaaaaaacagaaagtaAGTTTCATTGTTTCAttctttgattttagtttttcgaACTGTACATATGAATCTTCATCCATGAAATGAGAAGAAACCCTAAGTGTTTtattttggttcattttttatttttttttcaatcaaaccctatttttcatctttctgaTATTGTGTGTTGATTCGGTTCatgaaaatggaggaagaaaaaaattcggtgatgaaaaatacgaaacagaagaggtataaaattttgggaaaaaaaagaagtgaaagaaagccAAGTTTGAAACCTCGTCATCGTCatcagaaaatgagaagaaatcaaCCGATTCAGTAAGCATTAATTTtctacttgaaattttgatctttttttttaattttatcatttttaatcgattatcctttttttatgaatttattttcatgaattgataatctaattgttgaaattttttctgTGAGGTTATAGTCCAAGGTTTAaagcaatatttgaatgattagaaaaaaactaaacttaactactatcaagtttaccatcaaaaggttttgaaattttgtgtaatgaagttatttattatgaatttataatgtatttgaatataatttttatgaaattattttatccaaatatttagaattttgatttaaatatatatgttaagaaaaaacTGAACTTAACTGCTATCAAGTTCATTGTCAACAGGTGGCAATTTTCAAAATGGTTtggttttgtttcaaatttcaataaacacTAGAATAATGTCTCCAATTTTTTGTAGCTGcaacttagtaaaatataatagcttcaattgcattagtaaaataatatctttagaaTATTAGCATTTGACATGACATCCttaaataataggaaaataaagtcTATGTTAAGAAGTAATACGAAATTATGGATTTAACATAGTTGGATAAGTTTGGTAATATAATTTTGCTcaatttatattgatatttttacaatttgttATTATCCTGCAGATTGACATTCCTCTTCCTCTCCTATCTTTTATATCTAAAATACCTAAAGAGGTGTACTTTCCTAGAAAAATTGCATGTTTGTCTCACTTGGTAgccattgaaaatattaagaagaaattGATTGAACCACAATTGGAGATGtttagaaaatcatgttttggtcATTTTTTACTCCTTTCCGAACTTAGATTTTCAGCCCAAATTGTTCATCAATTGTTGTTAAGTTAATGTGAAACCAAAAAAGACAATGAAATATGGATTTTATTAAAGTCAAAGGGCTTAAGATTTAGTAAAGAAGAGTTTGCATTGATTACGGGCTTGAGTTTTGGTCATATTacaaaatgtgataaaaaaatcattacgaATAAGGGACACATACTTTAAAGGAGAAAACAAGGTGCGTAATGATGAGTTGGagaaagtttttctttctttaggagaggaaaaaaaaagaaaaaaaaattgaagatggaTTAAGCATGACAAGAAATGGAACCAATTCAAATTACTAGAGAATGACATTCTTATTGATTATGCCAATGGTTTGCAACCTCTTTATTCTGTCAAATGGCCTGATGTTGACATTGTGTATGTCCCCATCAATGTTCGGGCTAGTCACTAGGTATTAGGAGTTGTCCACCTTCATCGAaggattatatatgtatatgactCATTGATGGGCATCAATAATAATGCAAGATTGCAAGTTGCCATTAAACCATTAGCCAAATTGTTGCCGCATGTATTGAATGCAATAGCATATTATGGGTTTCATGGTGACACAAAAGTTAACTACCAGGAATGGGAAATTGAACGGCTGCAAGATATTCCTCAACAGGAAAATGAGTAAGTGATCTTCAATTTACTTTCATAACTTATACACTTAATCCTTAATAATAACCCTAACATTGATTATCTGTGTACCATGCAGTGGTGATTGTGGCATgtttgttatcaaatatgttgaataCTTAATGCACAACCATCCATTGAAGTCATTAACAAGTGCTCGAACGGACTGGTTTCGGGAAAAGATGGCAGCagagttattttatatgaaatacttgcctatgtaatgaattcatgttgatatttcacattttgataatGTAGTTGGATGGTTTGTTGTATGTAATTGGATAGCTTCATATATGTAGTTAGACATTTTGATAAATGTAGTTGGACAAGTTGATATATCTACttggatattttgatgaatgttGTTCGATAGTTATGTATACAATTGACCTTTTAACTAAACTTGAATGTTGTCAAGTTGTTatatgtacaaacttgaaggtagttaagtccacagtcttaATAGaacacctgaacttaactactatcaagttaaCTGTGAACAAACTTGACAGATATTAAGTCGAAATCTATTCcagaataacatatttaatttggACTTAACAGGTATCAAGTTGATCTTCTATAGACTCATAGGAAGTTGTGTCTACAGTTGCCATTTTAacttgaacttaactattgtcaagttattttatgaacaaacttgaaggtagttaagtccacagtcttcagacaaaacccgaacttaactattgtcaagttgttttatgtacaaacttgaaggtagttaagttcaCAGTCTTTacacaaaacctgaacttaactattgtcaagttgttttatgtataaacttgaaggtagttaagtccacagtctttagacaaaacctgaacttaactattgtcaagttgttttatgtaccaACTTGAAGGCAGTTAAGTCAACAGTCTTTAGACAAAACCTAAACTTAAccattgtcaagttgttttatgtacaaacttgaaggtagttaagtctacagtcttcagacaaaacctgaacttaactattgtcaagttccTTATCAATAAACGTGAGAACAGTTGAGTCCATAGTTTGAGAATAAACatgtaattttcattcatactttatacATAACTCATCATAACATATATGTACAAAAGTAACAAATATCTCCATTTCTATGGGTATGCAAAAAAAAGGGATCATTATTACAATATTCATCTATGTGCTTATCCTATCACCTTATACAAAAAAGTAACTTACATTTCCGTTCACATGggtaccaaaaaaacaaaaaagctcactattacaattttcattccatgtaagtTCATAGAGTGCCAAAGATATCATGATATCAAGGGATTGGTCGTTTGCATGTTTTCCGATTATGCCCATATTGACCACATCGACTACAACGAGATGTGTGTTTGCCCTCTCCACCAGAAGGAATTCTTACTTTCTTTGGTCTTCCTGTTGGACGTCTCGTTTTAGGTGGTAACACAACTTTGTCACAAATATGATTAGGTACTACCCAATCTATTTCATTTCCAATTGGATAAATACACTCTGAATATGAAGATAACAATGCTTTAGTAGTAAAATACTTGGAGCACAAAGTGTAACATGAAATGTTGTAAAATCTACAAGCAGCAATAGCATGTGCACATGGAATATGATCAAGATCAAATTGTCGACATGTGCATGAACGAGTGTCTAATTTCAATTGAGCACTAATGCCAGCATAGTTAACATTACATTCCTTGGAGTTGATAGGTTCCACTAGATATGTTCCTGACATATTATACCTCGAATGAAGTTCTCCATCAGCCCACATGGTAAGTTCAATTGACATTGACATTGCTTGTTGATgagtcacaaaccatttttgaagtaagTTTCTCAATTCTTCAACCAATTGCAAAACCGGAAGATCTCTAGCATTTTTCAACACAGCATTAAGGCTTTCAACGATCCCTGTCGTCatgatattatatctttttcCGGTAGAATATGAACGTGCCCATCGATCAACACCTATATCCATCAAATATCTTGCTGCTCTTGGGCCAATCATCTCTAGTtgcccaaatataaaattaaactctgAAACACGATATCACAAACACGATAAGCATGGGCAGCATCATGGAACAACTTATGAATTGCAAGATTCTTGAACtttgtcttcaaattttgtCCAACGTGATAAGTGCAAACACCATGCCTCGTATGGGGAAATACTTTATGTACTGCTTTCTCAATGCTACCATGTCGATCTGATAtcacaaacaaatcatcaatgtgTCCAAGAGCATCATGCAGTTTTTGTAAAAACCACTCCCATGAGGCATCATTTTCTAAATCACTAATCCCAAAGACTAAAGGGTATATCTGATTGTTGCCATCTTTACATGCTGCAATAAATAAAGTCCCTAAGtactttgctttcaaaaatgtCTCATCAACTGCAATCACAAGCCTTATTGATGTGTGAAACCCAGCAAGAGATGCACCAATCGacataaaaaagtatttgaattgattatcacAATCAGTAACTATATCAATAATGGTACTAGGATTTTTTTGCTCTAAAACATAGCAATAGGATGGTAAAGTGTTATAAGATTCCTCAGGTGATCCCCTAATAGAACCTAGAGCAAGTTCTTTGGCTCTCCACGCCTTATCATAACTTATTTGAACGCCATACTGCTTTTGAATGTTTGCTACAATGTCTTTTGTCGAAATTCACAACCAACCCCTTGATATGTTTCTTTTATACTCTCACCAATCAACCAACTACTTGCATGTCGATTGTCACGAGACATCATATCTAACCGACAAGTGTGTGTTGAAtagaatttcattatttgaaacataTTGGAAATCCCCAACTTGGTAGCTCGAACTCGCCACTTGCattctttatcaaaacattcaacAAGCAATAACTTAGTAGTggatttagttgttttgaactcaaacttccttttcagagccatcatataCAATTTCTTTTGTAATTCTTTCTTACTTGAGTATATTTGGTGCTCTTCTAGATGGTCATCACTAATTCCACTAACTATAGGTTGTTGCATCATGTTTTGTCTTTCATTTGCTACATCTTCGATTATAATGGGATTGTCATGTATGAAACCATCATTTGTATCAATCATGGTCAAGATTTCTGCACTCTGAGCTGAACCAGTTCTGAATGAGCCAATTTGGGTCACTTGCTTATCACTAGTAGGGTTAGTATTCATCCTATAATCCTCCTCATTAATTGCAGTCTTATTCATGTTCCAATCATGAACTTTATACCCTTCAAGTGACTCATTTTGAAATCTTGGTCCATTTTCACCATCAACAGTAAGAGTTTCAATTGAATCACAATGAATGTGTCTACTTTTTTGCATCAACATTGAGTCCTCATTCAATTCTTTATCAATCTCAGAAGACATATGACATTCAAAATAAGAATTGCAATTTGATTTCTAATTGTGATTATCAATTCTCTTTTCAACTGTGATGCACAATGGAACAGACAGGTTACCATTTGTACAATTTAAACCAATAAAGAATTTCACATCCCCATCATCAGTTAGTTGTATAGGACTTGTGGGTATGTTGGCATTGAATACATACTTcattgaaagaaaacaatttgttaGATCTAGCTTCAGAATATGATGGACAACCCCTAATAACTCTTTATATGATATAGTTTTCGGGATCTCAATGCCTTTAcctttacttccttcaaaatagaaaacattttcatctcgTACCCATTCTCCTTCATATAAAAGCATTATTCCTACTTCATCAACCATTGAAATAgcaaaataattcaattagtggcatcaacaaacaatattagaatattttttagttacatCATAGCATTAGCACCAATAAGTaggtattaattttaaaaaactcattcattattaaatacatattatttcattacacatatttatttttttaataaacaacaaataaataacattattaATCATCTTTACTATCTCAAATAATACCAATAATGCTATAGAAATACAATGTAcatagttattaaataaattcagacattgtaactctaa
The sequence above is drawn from the Vitis riparia cultivar Riparia Gloire de Montpellier isolate 1030 chromosome 15, EGFV_Vit.rip_1.0, whole genome shotgun sequence genome and encodes:
- the LOC117932665 gene encoding pyridoxine/pyridoxamine 5'-phosphate oxidase 2 isoform X2; the encoded protein is MGTVVSWKQLLLRALDSNSSLKHSSYFQLATVGSSGRPSNRTVVFRGFQGDSDKIQINTDGRTRKIEELKHCPFSEERENAWFASSLKSRLQYLGPNPGLPCLSEQPAQECSPDPSTGPVAAFCLLILDPDQVDYLNLKNNERLTFTSSKNVDGVKCWNSEKINP
- the LOC117932665 gene encoding pyridoxine/pyridoxamine 5'-phosphate oxidase 2 isoform X1 — translated: MGTVVSWKQLLLRALDSNSSLKHSSYFQLATVGSSGRPSNRTVVFRGFQGDSDKIQINTDGRTRKIEELKHCPFSEICWYFTDSWEQFRINGRVDVIDGSDPDPMKLQERENAWFASSLKSRLQYLGPNPGLPCLSEQPAQECSPDPSTGPVAAFCLLILDPDQVDYLNLKNNERLTFTSSKNVDGVKCWNSEKINP